The proteins below come from a single Oxyura jamaicensis isolate SHBP4307 breed ruddy duck chromosome 1, BPBGC_Ojam_1.0, whole genome shotgun sequence genomic window:
- the LOC118169635 gene encoding folate receptor gamma-like isoform X1, with protein MLSSGPVQRVGYCCLWQTPSCAVPVLHSSGLPSPGLNRVAVEMRAGQVLLVLLAASAVMPAKDPLLNVCMDAKHHKTKPGPEGTLHGQCAPWKDNACCTANTSSEAHRDQSYLYNFNWNHCGVMPSKCKRHFIQDTCLYECSPNLGPWIDQVDSSWRRERILHVPLCKEDCEEWWEDCKDYVTCKDNWHKGWNWATGTNRCPWGSICRPFTEVFPEPKDLCEKIWSNSYKYTTERRGSGRCIQMWFDPARGNPNVVVAKYYAWKKRSYPVGMENVTPEAGKAVCALPWPVLVLLPLALVLLSERVRSCGPMHGGPCDSSPKARGFPCSEGMGSCSRSWCG; from the exons ATGCT GAGCAGCGGGCCTGTGCAGCGTGTTGGCTACTGCTGCTTGTGGCAGACCCCTTCCTGTGCTGTCCCTGTCCTGCACAGCTCTGGCCTCCCATCCCCTGGCCTGAACAGGGTGGCTGTGGAGATGAGAGCAGGGCAGGTGCTGCTTGTGCTGTTGGCTGCCTCGGCAGTGATGCCCGCGAAGGACCCGTTGCTGAATGTCTGTATGGATGCCAAACACCACAAAACCAAGCCTGGCCCAGAAGGGACACTGCATGGCCAG TGTGCTCCCTGGAAGGACAATGCCTGCTGCACAGCCAACACGAGTTCAGAAGCCCACAGGGACCAGTCTTACCTGTACAACTTCAACTGGAACCACTGTGGGGTGATGCCATCCAAGTGCAAACGCCACTTCATCCAGGACACATGCTTGTATGAGTGCTCACCCAACCTGGGGCCCTGGATTGACCAG GTTGACAGCAGCTGGCGTCGGGAGAGGATTCTCCATGTGCCACTCTGCAAAGAGGACTGTGAGGAGTGGTGGGAGGACTGCAAGGACTATGTCACATGCAAAGACAACTGGCACAAGGGCTGGAACTGGGCAACAG GAACAAACCGCTGTCCTTGGGGCTCCATATGCAGGCCCTTCACCGAAGTGTTCCCTGAACCAAAAGACCTGTGTGAGAAGATCTGGTCCAACTCCTACAAATACACCACAGAGCGTCGGGGCAGTGGACGCTGCATCCAGATGTGGTTTGACCCTGCCCGGGGGAACCCCAATGTGGTTGTGGCGAAGTACTATGCTTGGAAGAAGAGATCCTATCCTGTGGGGATGGAGAATGTGACTCCTGAGGCTGGTAAAGCTGTGTGTGCACTGCCATGGCctgtcctggtcctgctgcctcTGGCCCTGGTGTTGCTCTCTGAGAGAGTGAGAAGCTGTGGGCCCATGCATGGGGGTCCCTGTGACAGCTCCCCAAAGGCACGTGGCTTTCCCTGCTCTGAAGGAAtgggctcctgcagcagaagctggtgTGGGTGA
- the LOC118169639 gene encoding olfactory receptor 52B2-like — MVATNQTSLQPASFLLLGMEGLEDLHTWLSIPFCLMYVATLLGNFALLFVIVTERSLHEPMYLFLAMLAVADLILSSSTVPKALSIFWSLSNEMSFHACLTQMFFTHFSFIVESTVLLAMAFDRYVAICNPLQYATVFTHSVIMKIGVAAIARSFCVMFPTIFLLQRLLYCGHSIMPHTYCEHMAIARLACSDISVNIWYGFATTLLCPGLDVVLIGVSYSLILRAVFRLSSKEAQVKAVGTCSSHACVILMFYVPAFFSFFTLRFGHNVPHHVHILLANLYVLLPPMLNPIVYSVKNKLIREKVSQILFRTRKLW; from the coding sequence ATGGTGGCTACCAACCAAACCAGCCTGCAGCCTgcctccttccttctgctggGCATGGAAGGCCTGGAGGACCTGCACACCTGGCTCTCCATCCCCTTCTGCCTGATGTATGTCGCCACGCTCCTTGGCAACTTTGCCCTCTTATTTGTCATTGTGACGGAGCGAAGCCTCCATGAGCCGATGTACCTCTTCCTGGCCATGTTAGCAGTGGCAGATCTCATATTGTCTTCTTCCACAGTGCCCAAAGCCCTGAGCATATTCTGGTCCCTTTCCAATGAGATGTCTTTCCATGCCTGCCTTACCCAGATGTTTTTCACACACTTCAGCTTCATTGTGGAGTCGACCGTTCTGCTGGCCATGGCGTTTGACCGGTACGTTGCGATCTGCAATCCCCTGCAATATGCCACGGTGTTCACACACTCAGTGATAATGAAGATAGGGGTGGCTGCAATAGCCAGGAGCTTCTGTGTGATGTTCCCAACAATATTCCTCCTTCAGAGGCTGCTGTACTGTGGACACAGCATCATGCCACACACCTACTGCGAGCACATGGCCATTGCCCGGCTGGCCTGCAGCGACATCTCCGTGAACATCTGGTACGGCTTTGCCACCACCCTTCTGTGCCCAGGACTGGACGTTGTGCTCATTGGGGTGTCATACAGCCTCATTCTCAGGGCTGTCTTCAGGCTCTCTTCCAAGGAGGCCCAGGTCAAGGCAGTTGGCACCTGCAGCTCTCATGCCTGTGTTATATTGATGTTCTACGTGCcagcatttttctcatttttcactcTGCGGTTTGGCCACAACGTCCCCCACCATGTTCATATCCTGTTGGCCAATCTCTACGTGCTCCTACCACCCATGCTAAACCCCATTGTCTactcagtgaaaaacaaactaatCAGAGAAAAGGTGTCCCAAATACTTTTTAGGACTCGGAAATTGTGGTGA
- the LOC118169635 gene encoding folate receptor gamma-like isoform X2 has protein sequence MRAGQVLLVLLAASAVMPAKDPLLNVCMDAKHHKTKPGPEGTLHGQCAPWKDNACCTANTSSEAHRDQSYLYNFNWNHCGVMPSKCKRHFIQDTCLYECSPNLGPWIDQVDSSWRRERILHVPLCKEDCEEWWEDCKDYVTCKDNWHKGWNWATGTNRCPWGSICRPFTEVFPEPKDLCEKIWSNSYKYTTERRGSGRCIQMWFDPARGNPNVVVAKYYAWKKRSYPVGMENVTPEAGKAVCALPWPVLVLLPLALVLLSERVRSCGPMHGGPCDSSPKARGFPCSEGMGSCSRSWCG, from the exons ATGAGAGCAGGGCAGGTGCTGCTTGTGCTGTTGGCTGCCTCGGCAGTGATGCCCGCGAAGGACCCGTTGCTGAATGTCTGTATGGATGCCAAACACCACAAAACCAAGCCTGGCCCAGAAGGGACACTGCATGGCCAG TGTGCTCCCTGGAAGGACAATGCCTGCTGCACAGCCAACACGAGTTCAGAAGCCCACAGGGACCAGTCTTACCTGTACAACTTCAACTGGAACCACTGTGGGGTGATGCCATCCAAGTGCAAACGCCACTTCATCCAGGACACATGCTTGTATGAGTGCTCACCCAACCTGGGGCCCTGGATTGACCAG GTTGACAGCAGCTGGCGTCGGGAGAGGATTCTCCATGTGCCACTCTGCAAAGAGGACTGTGAGGAGTGGTGGGAGGACTGCAAGGACTATGTCACATGCAAAGACAACTGGCACAAGGGCTGGAACTGGGCAACAG GAACAAACCGCTGTCCTTGGGGCTCCATATGCAGGCCCTTCACCGAAGTGTTCCCTGAACCAAAAGACCTGTGTGAGAAGATCTGGTCCAACTCCTACAAATACACCACAGAGCGTCGGGGCAGTGGACGCTGCATCCAGATGTGGTTTGACCCTGCCCGGGGGAACCCCAATGTGGTTGTGGCGAAGTACTATGCTTGGAAGAAGAGATCCTATCCTGTGGGGATGGAGAATGTGACTCCTGAGGCTGGTAAAGCTGTGTGTGCACTGCCATGGCctgtcctggtcctgctgcctcTGGCCCTGGTGTTGCTCTCTGAGAGAGTGAGAAGCTGTGGGCCCATGCATGGGGGTCCCTGTGACAGCTCCCCAAAGGCACGTGGCTTTCCCTGCTCTGAAGGAAtgggctcctgcagcagaagctggtgTGGGTGA
- the LOC118174435 gene encoding olfactory receptor 51L1-like, whose protein sequence is MLSAVLLCSVYLLVLLGNWTVLAIIKAEQSLHAPMYLLLAMLAVADLGLSTSVFPTMLRMLWLEAREISFSTCFSQMFFIHSFTDIESATILAMAFDRYVAICHPLRYSSILTNSVITKICAAIVIRTILLQFPLPILLTRLCFSTASKLSHPYCLHPDIIKQADSDTKINSACGLFVLLSTLGLDLLFVLLSYLLILRAVLNIATWRERLKALNTCISHVCAVLLFFIPMICLSMMHRFGKDVSPQVYTSTANLHVLAPPILNPIVYSMKTKVIRRQILRVLCKGGVCKSRAAIFQ, encoded by the coding sequence ATGTTGTCTGCAgttctcctctgctctgtgtacctcctggtgctgctggggaactGGACTGTCCTTGCCATAATTAAGGCAGAGCAGAGTCTCCATGCACCCATGTATCTACTCCTTGCCATGCTAGCTGTGGCTGACCTGGGCTTGTCCACATCTGTGTTCCCAACCATGCTGAGGATGCTGTGGCTGGAGGCCAGAGAGATCAGTTTCAGCACCTGCTTTTCCCAAATGTTCTTCATTCACAGCTTCACAGATATTGAATCTGCCACCATTCTGGCAATGGCCTTTGATCGTTACGTGGCCATCTGCCACCCTCTGCGATATTCCTCCATCCTCACCAACTCAGTGATCACCAAGATATGTGCGGCAATTGTCATAAGAACCATCCTCCTCCAGTTCCCACTCCCGATCCTACTGACCCGGCTGTGTTTCTCCACAGCCAGCAAGCTCTCCCATCCCTACTGCTTGCATCCAGATATCATCAAACAAGCAGACTCTGACACAAAGATCAACAGCGCCTGTGGCCTTTTCGTGCTACTCTCCACACTGGGTTTGGACTTGCTCTTTGTGCTCCTGTCCTACCTTCTGATCCTTAGGGCTGTCCTGAACATTGCAACTTGGAGAGAGCGTCTCAAAGCCCTCAACACCTGCATCTCCCATGTCTGTGCTGTCCTGCTCTTCTTTATCCCCATGATCTGCCTCTCCATGATGCACCGGTTTGGCAAAGACGTGTCCCCACAGGTCTACACGTCCACAGCCAACCTCCATGTCCTGGCTCCACCCATCCTCAACCCCATCGTTTACAGCATGAAAACCAAAGTGATCCGCAGACAGATACTGAGGGTGCTCTGCAAGGGGGGGGTCTGCAAGTCCAGGGCTGCCATTTTCCAGTAA